Proteins from a single region of Anastrepha ludens isolate Willacy chromosome 5, idAnaLude1.1, whole genome shotgun sequence:
- the LOC128863315 gene encoding kunitz-type serine protease inhibitor PPTI: MELRSCALFCILLFVVGFNVIAVTARPRGRPNICLQPPPRSEGVCTIEIEGFYFDPRTNDCQMYVLGGCRTVPGQSFGSRQDCLDTCVHLTRRIQDLRINE, encoded by the exons ATGGAACTGCGTAGCTGtgctttgttttgcattttgctCTTTGTTGTTGGATTCAATGTGATCGCTGTGACGGCTAGACCGCGCGGACGGCCAA ACATTTGCCTGCAGCCACCGCCAAGGTCAGAAGGTGTTTGCACTATCGAAATCGAAGGTTTCTACTTTGATCCGCGCACCAATGATTGCCAAATGTATGTGTTGGGTGGCTGTCGCACAGTACCGGGACAAAGCTTTGGCTCACGACAAGATTGCTTGGACACTTGCGTGCATTTGACGCGGCGTATACAGGACTTGCGTATCAACGAATGA